In Candidatus Bathyarchaeota archaeon, the following proteins share a genomic window:
- a CDS encoding indolepyruvate oxidoreductase subunit beta: MANVVLSGVGGQGVLTLAALIGSAAIFDGYEVRMSEVHGMAQRGGQVVCHVKYGAKVYSPLVMEGTADLIVALEASEALRVAHYLKARGAIIINNLELPPPLAVIKGVKYPNLKTIVEELSKITGKVYVVNAQEIAKTVGSLNVVNTIMLGASWATGELDVSENSLIKAIVSRFGEKWKDINVKAFKEGVKAVSKG; encoded by the coding sequence ATGGCAAACGTGGTTTTGTCAGGAGTTGGTGGTCAAGGTGTATTAACTTTAGCTGCGTTGATTGGTAGCGCTGCAATTTTTGACGGTTACGAAGTTAGAATGTCAGAAGTGCATGGCATGGCCCAGAGGGGTGGGCAAGTGGTTTGTCACGTAAAATACGGGGCCAAAGTTTATTCGCCGCTTGTTATGGAGGGAACTGCAGACTTAATAGTTGCTTTAGAAGCTTCTGAGGCACTTAGGGTGGCACATTATCTTAAAGCAAGAGGTGCCATAATAATCAATAATCTTGAATTGCCGCCTCCACTGGCTGTAATTAAGGGGGTTAAATATCCAAACCTTAAAACTATTGTGGAGGAACTCTCAAAAATCACTGGTAAGGTCTATGTTGTAAATGCTCAAGAAATAGCTAAGACAGTGGGGTCATTGAACGTCGTTAACACTATTATGTTAGGTGCTTCTTGGGCTACTGGGGAGTTGGATGTTTCCGAAAACTCGTTAATCAAGGCCATAGTTTCAAGGTTTGGTGAAAAATGGAAGGACATAAACGTAAAGGCCTTTAAGGAGGGCGTTAAAGCCGTAAGTAAAGGCTAA
- a CDS encoding CoA-binding protein: MSKFRSLFYPNSIAVLGATDNPARIGYVLVKNLREFGYAGRVYPVNPKLSGKELLGYNVYSSVLDIPDNIDLAVIAVSAKASISVLKECALKGVKSAIVLAAGFSESSLEEGKSMEFEIRKISEESGMIIVGPNCLGILSAPKNVCTFPEAEYHGKVGKISAIFQSGSLLASFMSMANIRGAYLNKGVSTGNEAVTTLNDFLEYFVGDPETNVIAMYIEQVRNGKRFIEICRSTTKPLVALKIGKTEIGRLAAKSHTAALAGSIEVWNSVCRYAGIIQANTFEQLYDFSMALASPLKPRGRNVGIVTAPGGPSVIATDMCGEHGLAIPRLSSASIDKLKSMLPPFASMANPIDMTASALEDLSIYHKVLEVVASDQNVDVILVISPLTHHLEIAQTTANIANEIRKPVVVAWTGLLNIVELIKAMRFLGERGIPNYFMPERAVEAIAVMLHQTQLEATKPYAS, from the coding sequence GTGAGTAAGTTTAGGTCACTTTTCTATCCAAACTCTATAGCAGTTCTGGGAGCCACCGATAACCCTGCCAGGATCGGCTATGTCTTGGTTAAAAATTTGAGAGAATTTGGTTATGCTGGGAGAGTTTACCCAGTAAATCCGAAACTCAGCGGCAAGGAATTGCTGGGCTACAACGTTTACTCAAGTGTGTTAGACATTCCGGACAACATTGATCTAGCAGTTATAGCCGTAAGCGCTAAGGCAAGCATTTCAGTATTAAAAGAATGTGCATTGAAAGGTGTTAAGTCAGCTATAGTGCTTGCGGCTGGTTTTTCAGAAAGTTCTCTTGAGGAAGGAAAAAGCATGGAGTTTGAAATTCGGAAGATATCTGAGGAGAGCGGCATGATAATAGTTGGGCCAAATTGCTTGGGCATTTTAAGCGCTCCAAAAAATGTGTGCACATTTCCAGAGGCAGAGTATCATGGAAAAGTTGGAAAGATATCCGCTATTTTTCAAAGCGGCTCATTACTAGCAAGTTTCATGTCGATGGCAAATATAAGGGGAGCTTATCTAAATAAGGGAGTCAGCACAGGTAACGAAGCCGTCACAACCCTGAACGACTTTCTAGAGTACTTTGTAGGTGATCCTGAAACAAACGTAATTGCAATGTATATTGAACAAGTAAGGAACGGAAAAAGATTCATAGAAATTTGTAGGTCTACAACTAAGCCGCTTGTCGCCCTTAAAATCGGTAAGACTGAGATAGGTAGGTTAGCCGCTAAGTCACATACAGCCGCACTGGCTGGTTCTATTGAAGTGTGGAACTCCGTTTGCAGATACGCTGGAATAATCCAAGCTAACACTTTTGAACAACTCTACGATTTCTCCATGGCTTTAGCCTCGCCCCTGAAACCACGAGGTCGCAATGTTGGAATAGTCACAGCTCCGGGTGGGCCGTCCGTGATCGCAACAGATATGTGTGGTGAACATGGATTAGCAATTCCTCGACTAAGTAGCGCAAGCATCGATAAGCTCAAAAGTATGCTTCCACCGTTCGCATCCATGGCAAATCCGATAGATATGACAGCATCAGCACTCGAAGACTTAAGCATTTACCATAAAGTTTTAGAGGTTGTCGCATCAGATCAAAATGTAGATGTAATTTTAGTTATTTCCCCTCTAACGCACCACCTAGAAATAGCCCAAACCACTGCAAACATTGCCAATGAAATTCGAAAACCAGTCGTAGTGGCTTGGACCGGGCTTCTCAACATTGTAGAGCTTATTAAAGCCATGCGTTTTCTAGGCGAAAGAGGGATACCTAACTATTTTATGCCCGAAAGGGCTGTCGAAGCAATAGCAGTTATGTTACATCAAACTCAATTGGAAGCTACTAAACCTTACGCTTCATAG
- a CDS encoding acetate--CoA ligase family protein, with the protein MSHIISQALKEGRNLLLEPEAKKLCSLYGIPVPRYAVVSTVDEAVKAAKGIGFPVVLKIVSKDIIHKSDSGCVVLNINSSEEVERAFKYVVANASKVGSNVEIKGVLIEEMLPKGLEVVVGALEDAEFGPIVMFGLGGIFIEVLRDVTFRAAPITIDEAKKMMKEVKGYKLLEGYRGQEPADTNALAKIITAVSRLIIENKEICQIDLNPVIVWRNGAKIADARILLRGDAQTRHICNDSAVSE; encoded by the coding sequence ATGAGTCATATAATTAGCCAGGCATTAAAAGAAGGCAGAAACCTTTTATTGGAGCCCGAGGCTAAAAAGTTATGTTCACTTTATGGAATACCAGTACCACGGTACGCAGTAGTGTCAACAGTCGACGAGGCTGTAAAGGCTGCTAAAGGCATAGGTTTTCCAGTAGTTCTAAAAATAGTCTCCAAAGACATAATTCATAAAAGCGACTCTGGGTGCGTAGTTTTAAATATTAACAGCAGCGAAGAGGTTGAAAGAGCATTCAAGTATGTGGTAGCTAACGCCTCAAAAGTTGGCTCCAACGTTGAAATAAAGGGTGTGCTTATAGAGGAAATGTTGCCAAAAGGTTTAGAGGTGGTTGTTGGGGCCCTAGAAGACGCAGAGTTCGGTCCAATAGTGATGTTTGGATTAGGAGGAATATTCATCGAAGTGTTGAGAGATGTCACTTTCAGAGCAGCACCAATAACCATAGACGAAGCTAAGAAAATGATGAAGGAAGTGAAAGGATACAAACTATTAGAGGGGTACAGAGGGCAAGAACCGGCTGATACAAATGCGCTGGCGAAAATAATCACAGCTGTTTCCCGACTCATAATAGAAAACAAAGAGATATGCCAAATAGACTTAAATCCTGTTATTGTATGGCGGAACGGCGCAAAAATCGCAGATGCAAGAATATTATTAAGGGGTGATGCCCAGACACGACATATATGCAATGACTCGGCAGTTTCCGAGTAA
- a CDS encoding MoaD/ThiS family protein, translated as MRVLVKFVGRPYDLIKVKNIWFYFDNDVEVTLKGLLDKIEAEMGIKFNVGEEGIIALINGRSIDHIGGLHAKLKDLDEVVIASIVGGG; from the coding sequence ATGAGGGTTCTCGTTAAGTTCGTCGGACGACCTTATGATCTAATTAAGGTAAAGAACATTTGGTTTTATTTCGATAACGACGTCGAGGTAACGTTAAAGGGACTTCTAGACAAAATTGAAGCGGAAATGGGAATAAAATTCAATGTAGGTGAAGAAGGCATAATCGCTTTAATCAACGGGAGAAGCATAGATCATATCGGAGGTTTGCATGCAAAGCTAAAAGACCTAGACGAGGTCGTAATCGCCTCAATAGTTGGCGGAGGCTGA
- a CDS encoding aldehyde ferredoxin oxidoreductase family protein → MYGYGGKMLRINLKNKSATVEPLKDSLIRRFIGGRGFGIKVLWDEVPAGVDPLGPENKLVISVGPLTGTKVQSASRWVAQFKSPLTGIYCRSVGGGCFGAELKFAGYDAIVVGGKSEKSTYVWINDDNVEFRDASKVWGLNTMATRDILLEETDRKARMVTIGPAGEKLVKFSSIVTDDTRTAGRGGGGAVMGSKNLKAIVVKGSKRPDVYDERTLDEAVNEQLKAYREWPAVPPADFRRLGTNTGTYVWYVTGHFPTYNFQQREWEGIERFRPEILESYIIGHKGCYACAMRCGKIFRITNGPYAGIAWEFPELETEWSLGGIAGVNNIEAITYANMLCDLYGLDTISTGVAIAFAIELCEKSIIDKTETDGLDLSWGKPEVIVELVRRVALRIGNLGNLLAEGVRRAAEIIGRGAEKYAMHIKGLEMPAYDPRAMKGQGLGLVTGTIGGSHAISWNKFEILGVPKKVDPFTVEGKAELTKYVQDEMAVCETAVFCKLIVNHDVINPKFYSRVLYAVTGIETFKDPKYLWTVGERIWNLERMFNVREGVDGKYDTLPERLLKEPHPRNPAKGQTFELDRLLKDYYKVRGWNEQGIPTKEKLAELEIS, encoded by the coding sequence ATGTACGGGTATGGAGGAAAAATGCTTCGAATAAATCTAAAAAATAAGAGTGCAACCGTGGAACCTCTAAAGGACAGTCTAATTAGACGTTTTATTGGTGGACGAGGTTTTGGTATCAAAGTTTTGTGGGATGAAGTGCCCGCTGGTGTCGATCCGCTGGGTCCGGAAAATAAATTAGTAATCTCTGTGGGGCCGTTAACGGGCACGAAGGTTCAGTCAGCTTCCCGATGGGTTGCACAGTTTAAGTCTCCTTTGACTGGCATATACTGCAGAAGCGTTGGAGGTGGCTGCTTCGGAGCTGAACTCAAATTTGCAGGCTATGATGCCATAGTCGTGGGAGGTAAATCAGAAAAATCAACGTATGTATGGATAAACGACGACAACGTGGAATTTAGGGATGCAAGTAAGGTTTGGGGCTTGAATACGATGGCCACGAGGGACATTCTCCTAGAAGAAACAGATAGGAAGGCAAGAATGGTGACGATAGGACCTGCAGGTGAAAAACTTGTCAAATTTTCCTCTATTGTAACTGACGATACAAGAACCGCGGGCAGAGGTGGTGGTGGAGCGGTAATGGGTTCAAAAAACCTAAAAGCAATAGTTGTGAAAGGATCAAAGAGGCCTGACGTTTATGATGAACGTACTCTAGACGAGGCAGTAAACGAGCAATTGAAAGCTTACCGGGAGTGGCCAGCCGTACCGCCTGCAGATTTTAGAAGACTAGGAACAAACACCGGTACTTATGTATGGTATGTTACAGGCCATTTTCCGACTTATAATTTCCAGCAAAGAGAATGGGAAGGTATAGAAAGATTTAGACCCGAGATTTTAGAAAGTTACATAATCGGGCACAAAGGATGCTATGCATGTGCGATGCGTTGCGGAAAAATTTTCAGAATTACTAATGGACCATATGCGGGCATTGCATGGGAATTTCCCGAGCTTGAAACTGAGTGGTCTCTTGGAGGGATTGCGGGAGTTAACAACATAGAAGCCATAACATATGCCAATATGCTCTGTGATTTATATGGTTTAGATACAATCTCTACTGGCGTAGCAATAGCCTTCGCCATAGAACTATGTGAAAAAAGTATTATAGACAAAACTGAAACTGATGGACTGGATTTAAGTTGGGGTAAGCCAGAAGTTATAGTAGAACTTGTAAGGCGCGTAGCACTTAGAATAGGAAACCTAGGCAATTTATTGGCCGAAGGGGTAAGAAGGGCTGCTGAGATCATTGGACGAGGCGCTGAAAAATACGCGATGCACATTAAGGGATTAGAGATGCCGGCTTACGATCCTCGAGCAATGAAAGGACAAGGCCTCGGTCTTGTAACTGGAACAATAGGCGGCAGCCATGCAATAAGCTGGAATAAGTTTGAAATACTCGGTGTACCTAAGAAGGTTGACCCCTTTACAGTTGAGGGAAAAGCGGAGTTAACCAAGTATGTGCAAGACGAAATGGCAGTTTGTGAAACTGCGGTATTCTGCAAACTTATAGTAAACCATGACGTGATTAATCCAAAATTCTATAGCAGAGTATTATATGCGGTTACTGGTATTGAAACTTTTAAGGATCCAAAATATCTTTGGACAGTCGGTGAAAGAATATGGAACCTTGAGAGGATGTTCAATGTTAGGGAAGGTGTTGATGGCAAATATGATACTTTGCCCGAAAGACTTCTTAAGGAACCGCATCCAAGAAATCCTGCAAAGGGCCAAACGTTCGAGCTTGACCGTCTTCTTAAAGATTACTATAAAGTCAGAGGATGGAACGAACAAGGCATACCCACTAAGGAGAAGTTAGCTGAATTAGAAATATCCTAG
- a CDS encoding CBS domain-containing protein — translation MAGILLVRDVMSKDVRVVRPDSSVKEVVATINKFDIGSVVVVQGDRPVGIITKRDILKRVVEPCLAPETLTARQIMTSPVVTINENASINEAAKLMAKKRIKRLLVSRNNDELAGIITFTDIVTKVPDMLSLLEELVRPQTRKY, via the coding sequence TTGGCTGGGATCCTCCTTGTCAGAGATGTTATGTCGAAGGATGTTCGTGTCGTGCGTCCCGATTCAAGTGTCAAAGAGGTTGTTGCTACAATAAACAAGTTTGACATTGGTTCGGTGGTGGTTGTTCAAGGTGATAGGCCTGTTGGAATAATAACAAAAAGGGATATTCTCAAGAGGGTTGTTGAGCCTTGTTTAGCTCCGGAAACTTTGACGGCAAGACAGATTATGACCAGCCCGGTGGTGACTATCAACGAAAACGCTAGCATCAACGAAGCCGCTAAGCTTATGGCTAAAAAACGCATTAAGAGGCTTCTGGTTTCAAGAAACAATGACGAGCTTGCCGGTATAATAACCTTCACGGACATTGTGACAAAGGTTCCAGATATGCTCAGCTTGTTGGAGGAGCTTGTACGGCCCCAGACCCGTAAATACTAG
- a CDS encoding mRNA surveillance protein pelota yields the protein MKILEMNLRKGFVKVIPETFDDLWHLYNIIYKGDEVYAYTSREIKQDEKYARTKRSERVPVFLGVKVEKVLWDKLLGRLRVHGTICQAPETVPIGAHHTLNIVLNTPVTIVKEEWPRHYVERLEAAKKVSEKPVIIVAIDDECYVVATTTQYGVEVNVEERTRLPGKLEAEKRITALKEFFQKALESLRQTWSENHNPIAVIGVGFIKNDFVDFVRKEAPEIAKSIVDVKSVNNSGVAGIYEAIRSGVLAKTMRHLRIIEETEAIEEILKRLGKNEKTVAYGLKDVHKATDLGAVELLVLTDALLRESSDVERLSLEQLMKNVEAKGGKILVVSTEHEAGAKLTALGGIAAMLRYALPANSLNAF from the coding sequence TTGAAGATTCTGGAAATGAACTTGAGGAAGGGTTTTGTGAAGGTTATTCCAGAAACCTTTGACGATTTGTGGCATCTCTACAATATAATTTACAAGGGCGACGAGGTTTATGCTTACACTTCACGAGAAATAAAGCAGGACGAAAAATATGCAAGAACTAAACGGAGCGAAAGAGTTCCCGTTTTCCTTGGCGTGAAGGTGGAAAAAGTACTTTGGGATAAGCTTCTCGGAAGGCTTAGAGTTCATGGAACCATCTGTCAAGCACCTGAGACGGTTCCCATAGGCGCGCATCACACGTTAAACATCGTCTTAAACACACCAGTGACCATAGTCAAGGAAGAGTGGCCCCGTCACTACGTGGAGAGACTTGAAGCAGCCAAGAAAGTTTCTGAAAAACCAGTTATCATAGTTGCCATAGACGATGAATGCTACGTTGTGGCCACAACAACTCAATATGGAGTTGAAGTTAACGTTGAAGAGAGAACGAGACTTCCGGGAAAACTTGAAGCCGAAAAGAGAATCACAGCCCTAAAAGAGTTTTTCCAAAAAGCCCTAGAGAGTCTTCGCCAAACGTGGAGTGAAAACCATAACCCAATAGCCGTTATAGGTGTTGGTTTCATCAAAAATGACTTCGTAGATTTCGTTAGAAAAGAGGCTCCGGAAATAGCCAAATCCATTGTGGACGTTAAAAGCGTGAACAACAGCGGTGTTGCCGGAATTTATGAGGCTATAAGGTCTGGTGTTCTAGCCAAAACTATGAGGCACCTGCGTATCATAGAAGAGACGGAAGCCATTGAAGAAATCTTGAAGAGACTTGGAAAAAATGAAAAAACTGTAGCTTATGGATTGAAAGATGTGCATAAAGCCACCGACTTAGGAGCTGTTGAACTGCTTGTTTTGACTGACGCATTGCTGCGTGAATCGTCAGATGTAGAACGCTTATCCCTTGAACAACTAATGAAAAATGTGGAGGCCAAAGGCGGGAAAATTCTAGTTGTAAGCACAGAACACGAGGCTGGAGCAAAATTAACAGCCCTAGGCGGAATTGCTGCCATGTTAAGGTATGCGTTGCCCGCAAACAGCTTAAACGCTTTTTAA
- a CDS encoding nucleotidyltransferase domain-containing protein has protein sequence MAKKPQRRLEFNEVKYTSKRWKLLEELRAKAMWLMKALESFNIECIVHGSIARGDVTEKSDVDVFIPNQPSSFLVEAALERAGITANRRLVVQATPVYAMKGYIEIDEKTSLSFPLMKMRRVEREFYRFSGEATLKDLKAGLRFPGVDKRLMLIEPTDEGHRESSILGCEERIAKLLGISVETVLDRVHALLRRDEVGRTGVFIERELAEGETFEQALKKLAEEKPAVRRRLKSV, from the coding sequence TTGGCTAAGAAACCACAGCGACGCCTAGAGTTCAATGAAGTCAAATATACAAGCAAAAGATGGAAGCTCCTTGAAGAACTTAGGGCCAAAGCAATGTGGCTTATGAAGGCGCTGGAAAGCTTCAACATAGAATGCATCGTTCACGGCAGCATTGCCAGAGGAGACGTGACAGAAAAAAGCGACGTAGACGTTTTCATACCAAACCAACCATCATCCTTTCTTGTGGAGGCAGCCCTTGAAAGGGCTGGCATAACGGCTAACAGGCGGCTTGTAGTGCAGGCTACACCAGTCTACGCCATGAAAGGCTATATTGAAATAGATGAAAAAACCAGCCTTTCTTTTCCGCTTATGAAGATGCGCAGGGTGGAACGCGAATTCTACCGATTCAGCGGAGAAGCTACTTTAAAGGACTTAAAGGCTGGACTACGTTTTCCAGGTGTAGACAAACGCCTAATGCTTATTGAACCAACAGATGAAGGGCATAGGGAAAGCTCTATATTGGGATGTGAAGAGCGTATCGCAAAGCTTCTTGGAATATCTGTGGAAACAGTTCTTGACAGGGTTCACGCCCTCCTAAGAAGGGATGAAGTTGGTAGAACAGGCGTTTTCATTGAGCGCGAACTGGCTGAAGGCGAAACCTTTGAACAAGCACTAAAAAAGCTTGCGGAAGAAAAACCGGCGGTACGGAGGAGATTAAAAAGCGTTTAA
- a CDS encoding TIGR00269 family protein — MNNTVCTFCKRKQAFFYRQYSGEMLCKGCFVKSIEGRVRATIAKYKMFDFDDRIAVAVSGGKDSVSLLHILAKIEHDYPKASLVAVSVDEGIAGYRDEALKIASENCIKLGVEHYIISFKELYGFTLDEIVENIRVSGKKGLTPCAYCGVLRRKALNTVARKVGADKLATAHTLDDEVQTVLLNMLHGDVMRIAREKPVTDEVHPKLVRRVKPFCEIPEKETALFAYVKRIKFQSMPCPYAQDAMRSDIRMFLNRMEEKHAGIKYTVFRAAERIRQVLKKSAGAEALRECRVCGEPTIQELCKACEMLKELKPKPIS, encoded by the coding sequence ATGAATAATACTGTCTGCACATTTTGCAAACGTAAGCAAGCCTTCTTCTATAGGCAGTACTCTGGCGAAATGCTTTGCAAGGGCTGTTTCGTTAAGTCCATCGAGGGCAGGGTTAGAGCCACCATAGCCAAATACAAAATGTTCGACTTCGACGATAGAATAGCCGTAGCGGTTTCAGGCGGCAAGGATAGCGTTAGTCTCCTACACATACTAGCAAAAATAGAACATGATTATCCAAAAGCCTCGCTGGTAGCTGTTTCAGTCGATGAAGGAATTGCCGGCTATAGAGATGAAGCTCTAAAAATTGCTTCAGAAAACTGCATAAAACTTGGAGTTGAGCATTATATAATTTCGTTTAAGGAGCTTTACGGCTTCACCCTTGATGAAATTGTTGAAAATATTAGAGTGAGCGGTAAAAAAGGGTTAACACCATGCGCTTACTGTGGAGTTTTAAGAAGAAAAGCATTGAACACCGTCGCGAGGAAAGTTGGGGCGGATAAGCTTGCAACCGCCCACACGTTAGACGATGAAGTTCAAACAGTGCTTCTAAACATGCTTCATGGTGATGTCATGCGCATAGCCAGAGAAAAACCGGTTACGGATGAAGTGCATCCAAAACTTGTTAGGCGTGTCAAGCCTTTCTGCGAAATCCCAGAGAAAGAAACTGCTCTATTTGCATATGTCAAAAGGATAAAGTTTCAAAGTATGCCATGTCCTTATGCCCAAGATGCGATGCGGAGCGACATCCGAATGTTTTTGAATAGGATGGAGGAAAAACATGCTGGGATAAAATATACGGTGTTTAGGGCTGCGGAGCGAATTAGACAAGTTTTGAAAAAGTCAGCTGGTGCTGAAGCCTTGAGAGAGTGTCGCGTTTGCGGAGAGCCAACAATACAGGAACTGTGCAAGGCTTGTGAAATGCTCAAAGAGTTAAAGCCTAAACCGATATCCTAA
- a CDS encoding ZIP family metal transporter has product MIDLIIILTSVTIVSLIAFVGLIFAGMREERLNRITMLLVGFASGTLIGGAFLHLLPEALTSEGDASTVFFYVIAGIIVFFALEKFFYWRHCHEKECPTHAFVYLNLIGDGIHNFIDGMIIAAAYFVSAASGSYRLGFATTVAVLLHEIPQELGDFGVLIYGGLSRKRALAFNFVSAVTAIVGALLTYFLASMQSIETFLVPFAAGGFIYIAATDLMPELHKKAHARESLTQFFLILLGIGLMALLKMVFEP; this is encoded by the coding sequence ATGATTGATTTAATAATCATTCTCACATCCGTGACGATTGTGAGTTTAATAGCCTTCGTGGGACTGATCTTCGCTGGAATGCGAGAGGAGAGGCTAAACCGCATAACAATGCTATTGGTTGGTTTTGCCTCCGGCACGTTAATTGGTGGAGCCTTCTTGCATCTGCTGCCGGAAGCCCTAACATCTGAAGGAGATGCGTCAACGGTATTCTTTTACGTAATAGCTGGCATAATCGTCTTTTTTGCCCTTGAAAAGTTCTTTTACTGGCGTCACTGTCACGAGAAAGAATGCCCAACTCACGCCTTTGTATATCTAAACCTTATTGGAGATGGAATCCATAACTTCATTGACGGAATGATAATTGCAGCCGCCTACTTTGTTTCCGCAGCGTCCGGCAGTTACCGGTTAGGCTTTGCCACAACTGTAGCTGTACTTCTCCATGAGATTCCGCAGGAATTAGGTGATTTCGGAGTGCTAATTTATGGAGGGTTAAGTCGCAAAAGGGCTTTGGCCTTCAATTTTGTTTCAGCTGTAACCGCTATAGTTGGCGCATTATTGACATATTTCTTGGCTTCTATGCAAAGCATAGAAACGTTTCTTGTCCCGTTTGCAGCAGGCGGTTTCATTTACATTGCTGCCACAGACCTAATGCCTGAATTACACAAAAAAGCCCATGCCCGGGAATCGCTAACCCAGTTCTTTCTAATTCTTCTCGGAATAGGGTTAATGGCTCTTCTCAAAATGGTTTTTGAACCCTAG
- a CDS encoding DUF1922 domain-containing protein, translating to MTSYVVVVCSKCGGYLLAKTDQKTRTCPYCSSKILMEKVQKVAAAKTAAEASVLLRRIKEKKARVQKPF from the coding sequence ATGACAAGTTACGTAGTTGTTGTATGCAGCAAATGTGGCGGGTATCTGCTAGCCAAAACAGATCAGAAGACAAGAACATGCCCATATTGCAGTTCAAAAATATTGATGGAAAAAGTCCAAAAGGTGGCCGCGGCTAAAACTGCTGCTGAAGCTTCGGTTTTATTGCGCAGAATTAAAGAGAAGAAGGCTAGGGTTCAAAAACCATTTTGA
- a CDS encoding restriction endonuclease, with protein sequence MNAEKTESKEQFNLKNAVTQYFLKKGYKVEENVSLEGYRGIQRNFDLIVQKGRLTQCVWIRDWKRTIGINVVINLDKAAEEVGLPNPIIVGEQFSDHAKAYANRRKIMLLTTRQVLQSLKT encoded by the coding sequence ATGAACGCTGAAAAAACAGAATCAAAAGAGCAATTTAACCTTAAAAACGCGGTGACCCAGTATTTTCTTAAAAAGGGCTACAAAGTGGAGGAAAACGTTAGCCTAGAAGGATACCGTGGAATCCAGAGAAACTTCGACTTAATAGTCCAGAAGGGACGCCTAACACAGTGCGTCTGGATAAGAGACTGGAAAAGAACTATAGGCATAAATGTTGTAATAAATCTTGACAAGGCCGCGGAAGAGGTTGGATTGCCGAATCCAATAATTGTTGGGGAACAGTTCAGTGACCACGCGAAAGCATACGCCAACAGGAGAAAAATAATGCTCTTAACCACTAGACAGGTTCTTCAAAGCCTAAAAACCTAA
- a CDS encoding adenylate kinase family protein — protein sequence MSRLVVLVTGTPCVGKTSVARLLAERLNASYVNLTDLAMRENLVLGRDEKRNTVIVDEQRMRKIIGRIVKNSPEQAIVIDGHYAASVVPKKLTTHVFVLRRDPVELRRFMEKSGFSGSKLWENLAAEILDVCLIDALRVHGEKVCEIDVSGKSVEDVVEEILEILNGSRQCYIGIVDWLGKLEREGILEEYLRI from the coding sequence ATGAGTAGGCTAGTTGTTTTAGTTACTGGTACGCCTTGTGTAGGCAAGACTTCCGTGGCACGTTTACTGGCTGAAAGACTGAACGCCTCATATGTGAATTTAACTGATTTGGCTATGAGGGAAAATCTTGTTCTCGGCAGAGACGAGAAAAGAAATACCGTGATTGTGGATGAACAACGCATGAGGAAGATCATCGGCAGAATCGTGAAAAACAGTCCGGAGCAAGCTATCGTAATTGATGGGCATTATGCTGCAAGCGTTGTCCCCAAAAAGCTTACAACTCATGTTTTTGTTTTAAGACGGGACCCGGTGGAGCTGCGGCGTTTCATGGAAAAATCTGGTTTTTCGGGCAGCAAGCTCTGGGAGAATTTAGCTGCAGAGATTTTAGACGTCTGCCTCATAGACGCGTTGAGGGTTCATGGTGAAAAAGTATGCGAGATCGACGTTTCTGGCAAAAGTGTTGAGGACGTTGTGGAGGAAATCCTCGAAATTTTGAATGGCTCTAGGCAATGTTATATAGGAATTGTGGACTGGCTTGGCAAACTGGAGCGGGAAGGAATTCTGGAAGAATATTTGCGAATTTGA